The uncultured Desulfatiglans sp. DNA window GCCGGCACGCCCGACTTTGCACCGTTTTCCGGCTACAAGTACCTTTCTCCGGGGCCGATCCTGCCCTACAGCGCCTCGAGCGGCTGTTACTGGGGACGCTGCTCATTCTGCCCCGAGCGTGCGGAGCGCAATCCCTACCGGCCCGTGCCGCATTCCGACGTTCTGACCGAGCTCGGAGTGCTGTCACGCGCCGAGCGCCCTGTACTGATCCATCTGCTGGACAACGCCGTGAGCCCGGCGCTCCTGAAGCGTCTGGCCGCAGGCGGCGGGCCGGGCGCGCCGTGGTACGGTTTTGCGCGCGCCTCGGAACTCCTGGCAGATGAGGATTTCTGTCGAGCCCTCAAACGCTCGGGCTGCGTGATGCTGAAGCTCGGCCTCGAATCCGGGGACCAGGGCGTCCTCGATGCGATGGGGAAGGGGGCGCGGGTCGAGACCGCGGGGCGCGTCCTCGATGGCCTCCGGCGGGCGGGAATCGCGACCTATGTCTACCTTCTCTTCGGTACACCGGGCGAAGACCGGAGGGCGGCCGAAAGAACGCTGGAGTTCGTCGTGCGGCACCGGGAGGCGATCGGTTTCCTGAATCTGGCGGTCTTCAACCTCCCGATCCACAGCCCCGATGCCCGCGCGCTCGCTACGGACCCCTTCTATGAAGGGGATCTGTCTCTCTACACCAGCTTCGCTCACCCGCGGGGCTGGGATCGGCCCCTCGTCCGGCGGTTCCTGGACCGGGAGTTCCGCCGCCATCCGGCGGTGGCGCCCATCCTGCGGCGCGACCCGCCGCTATTCACCTCCAACCACGCCCCGCTCTTCTCCCTGGCTTCAGCGGCGGAACGGCAATCGCAGGGGCGCCGCCGCTGAACGTTTTGGCGGTCGGGGTGCCAGTCGCCGATTCGACCGCAGCCGGGCGTCCATGCCCCCCGGCGACTTCGGTGCGTCCTGTCCCGAGGCGGCTATTCCGGCACGTTTCGCCTCAGCTCTTCCAGCCACACCTCCGCCTCGGAATCGCTCGGCGCCCTCCAGTCGCTGCGGGGAGACAGGGATCCGCCGGATCCGACCTTGGGCCCGTTCGGGATGGCGGTGCGCTTGAACTGGCTGATCTTGAAAAACCGGTAGAGGAAGACCTCCAGCCATTTGCGGATGGCGGCCAGATCGTAGGCGTGGCGCTTGTCCGCCGGGATGAAGGGGGGCCAGGGACCCTTTTCCGGGTCCCTCCACGCATGGCGGGCGAGAAAGGCCACCTTGCTTGGGCGGAACCCGAAACGGGTGATGTAGTAAAGGTTGAAGTCCTGAAGTTCGTAGGGGCCGATCTGTGCCTCGGTCTTTTGCGCGGGCTGGTCCGACAGGCCGCCGCCGGGCACGAGTTCGGGGGAGATTTCGGTCTCCAGGATCTCCTGGAGGACGGCGCCGGCCGACTCGTCGAACTGCCGGGTGTGGATGACCCAGCGGATCAGGTGCTGGATCAGGGTCTTCGGCACCGAGACATTGACGTTGTAGTGCGACATCTGATCCCCGACGCCGTACGTGGTCCAGCCGAGGGCCAGTTCGCTGATATCCCCGGTCCCCAGAACGATCGCCCTGCGGAGGTTCGCCAGGCGGAACAGGTGTGAGGTCCTTTCACCGGCCTGCACGTTTTCGAAGGTCACATCGTAGACGGGCTTTCCCTGGGCGAAGGGGTGCCCGATGTCCTTGAACATCTGCATGCAGGAGGGCCGGATGTCGATTTCGTGGGCCGTGACCCCGAGGGCGGACATGAGGCGGCGGGCGTTTTCGAGCGTCCTGGTGCTCGTGGCGAATCCCGGCATGGTGTATCCGAGGATGTTGGCGCGCGGCAGGCCGAGGCGGTCCATGGTCTTGGCCGCCACGATCACGGTCTGGGTGGAATCGAGGCCGCCGGAGACACCGATGACCACCCGTTCGATGCCGGCGGCGGTCAGACGCTTCATGAGGCTGTGGATCTGGATGTTGTAAACCTCGAAGCAGCGCTCGTTCAGGACACGGGGGTCGCTCGGCACGTAGGGAAAGCGGAGGACCTCCCGCAAAAGGGCGCTTTCTCCCTCGGGGACCGCGAAGGTGAACGGCACACGACGCAGCGCACGCAGCCGCTCCGTGTGATCGCCGACGGCGTCGCCGAAACTTGTCGTGCGCATCCGTTCCTGGAGGAGGCGTTCGAGGTCGATATCGGCCAGGATCACCTGCTCCTCTTGGGCGAAACGCTGCGACTCGGCGAGGAGATCGTTGTTTTCATAAATCAGGGCATAGCCGTCCCAGGCGACATCGTTGGTGGACTCGCCCGGGCCCGCCGCCGAATAGAGATAGGCCGCGATGCATTTGGCGGATTGGAATGCGCAGAGAAGGCGGCGGTGTTCGGCCTTTCCGACGGTGATATTGCTTGCCGAGAGGTTTGCGAGGATGGTCGCACCGCCCATCGCGGCCCAGGTGCTCGGGGGGATGGGGGCCCAGGCGTCCTCGCAGACCTCGACGTGCAGATTGAAACCGGCCACGTTGCGGGCCTCGAAGATCAGATCGTTTCCGAAGGGGACGCGTCGGCCGGCGAATATCACCTCGTGGGAAAACGCCTGGCGGGCGGCGGCAAACTGCCTCTTCTCGTAGTATTCGCGGTAGTTGGGAAGGAAGCTTTTGGGGACGATGCCGAGAACCTCCCCCCGGTAGACGACGACGGCGCAGTTAAACAGGCGCCCCTCGCAGCGGAGCGGGGCCCCGACGAGCAGCACCGGCGCGAGGGTGCGGCTTGCCTCCACCAGTTGCTCGAGGGCGGAGCGCGTCGCTTCGAGCAGCGCGTCCTGATGGAAAAGGTCGTCGTTCGAGTAGGCGGAAAGACCCATCTCGGGGAAAAGGGCCAAGGCCGCGCGGGCATCCGAGGCCCGCTGGGCGAGGGCCAGGGTCCGCTCCAGGTTGTAGGCGGGGTCCGCCACGCGCACAAAGGGCACGCAGACCGCGGCTCGAATGAAACCATGCGTATAGGGGGAAAAAAAGGAAGGGTTCATGGGGCTCCTGAGTGAGGTTGAGGTGCTGAAACCCGGTTTCGATTCGAAGCTGGTGGGCTGTCTGCGGTTTCGGCCCGAAGCAGGCGCCTGTCCAGTCCACACCCCTCGGAAATGCTTGCCAGGAGCCTGCCGAGGACCTTCAGCAACCCAAGGCTCCGCCGGGCTGATTCGACCTCCTCGAGGCACCGGCTCGGCGCGCCCGGCATGCTGTCAGGCCTGCATGCTCCAAATATTTTGTATAGCCTGCAAGGCCTTCCAAATCAAGTCAAATGACCCGGGATATCTGTGGATGATTTTGCTTTCACATTGAGCCTTTTTTTAGATAATATAAAAAATTTGGTGGTGCAGACATTCGGGGCCTCCTTGCAGCGGTGCCCGTTTGCAGGTCGCCCTCTCCGGAAAGGACCGGGTGCCGGTGGAACCTGCCGCTGCTTTTGGGCGGCGGGCACGGATCGGTTTTCCGGGGCAGGACGGCGGTGATGTGCAGAAGGGGAGCGGTCGGCCTTTGGCCGAAGGGGCCGGACCGGGTTTGCACTTCGACAGTGCGGGATCGTCATTTTCCGGATGGATACGGGGCAGACGGATGGTTGAACCCGAACGGCAGCAAAAAGGCACGAATGGAAGGAATGGCTCGTCGGCCATAGTGCAGCAGGTTCTCAGGGCCTTCGACGAACTCGAGAAGGAGGGCAGGCCGCTGGGCGCCGCTTTCCTGACGCTTCGTGCGGGTTACCATGCCTTGGGAGAGCCTGATCGGATGCGCCTCTTTCTGGAGATGCTCAGGCGGGTCGAGGTTTCCAAGGCTTCCGTCGCGCCTCTGATCGAGGTTCTTACCCAGTGCGACGAGGGCGATCCCCGCTGGCCGGGTCTGCTCGCCGACCTGCGCAGGCGCGTACTTTCTCCGCGATTGAGGCGTTTTCGAAAACTAGCCCACATCCCGGGAGGGCTCAAATTCATCCTGGATTTCAGGGGCGACCTCCTCGCGGCGCAGCGGGAGGGGGGCGTGGAGTTGGGGGCGTTGGACGCCGACATCGTCTTTCTGCTGGAGATGTGGTTTCAGGAGGGATTCCTGTACCTCGAGGAGATCACCCTCGATTCATCCTACCGGCAGATCGAACTAATCAAGAACAACGACATGGTGCACCCGATGACGCGGATCGAGGAGATGGGGCGGCGTCTCGGGAAGGACCGGCGCTGTTTCGCCCTCTATCATCGACTGCTGCCGTTCGAACCGGTGATCTTCATCGAGGTGGCCCTCACTTCGGGGCTTGCCCGCAGCATGGAGGAGGTCCTCGCGCCGGCTGGGGAGGGCTCGAGGATCGATACGGCGATCTTCTATTCCATCAACAACACCCAGAACGGTTTGGCGGGGCTTGGCCTCGGGTGGATGTTGATCGGCAAGGTCGTGGACTACCTGCGCGGTGAAAACGAACATATCCGGACCTTCGCCACGTTGAGCCCTATCCCCGGCTTCTGGAAACGCTATCTGCGGCCTGTCCTGGAGGGCCGGAAAACGGATGCGCGACTGACTTGCAGAGAGGTTGCGGGGTTCTTTTCCAAGAAAGGGGCGGCAATGGTCAGGGCGCGTTCGGAAGGCGAAGCCGGAGGGGACGAGGCCTTCTGCAGGGCCCTTGCCCGCATCCTTGGCGAGGAGCAGTGGGTCCGGGACGAGGAGTTGAGGCGAAGCCTCGAAGGGCCGCTGAAGCGCGCCACCTATTTCTATTTGACAGAAGAGAAGACCGGCCGCGGCAAACCGCTCAACCCCGTAGCCGCCTTTCATCTGGGCAACGGCGCGACCGTGGCCCCGCGCCATATACACTTCCTGGCCAACCCGACCCCGAGGGGGCTGCAGGAGTCTTGCGGGGTGATGGTCAACTACGTTTACGACTCGGATTGGCTCGGACAGATTCGGCGGACATTTCAATGGTTTGATCTCATGGAAGTGCGGGGGATCTTCCGGCGGCGCTGACGATGGCTCACCTGCATTTTACCTTGACAGGTTTACATGCCTTTATTATAGTTATTTTATAGCTAAATAGTAGCGATAGCCGATGACGATAGCATAGAAGGGAGATATAGCAGCGACCAGGAAAAGCGATAGATATTTTCGGGAAAAACCGCCAGCGTTACGCAGATTTGAGCGATCATTCGACCCCGCAGGGGGTCTCCGATTTCACCCCTTACCTTAAAATGCCGGCAGTGCTCGCCCAGGCCGCGGACCATCCGGGAGAAGCTCCGTGCTGCCATCGGCCGAGGGCGGCGGTTTGTCTGTAAAGGAGGCTTGTTTTCTATGGATATCGCCAAGGTCATACCGGAGATTCAGGAGATTGTGGGTGCCGAGAACGTCTTCTTCGATCGTGTGGAGTGCCTCAGCTATTCGCGGGATATGTCGGTCCACCAGGGCGCCCCCGACGCGGTGGTTTTCGCGAAGACGACCGAGCAGATCGCCGCCATCATGAAGATCGCGCACCGCGAAAAGATCCCTGTCACCGCAAGGGGGACCGGAACCAGCGTCACCGGGGCGGTGTTGCCGGTAAGAGGGGGGCTGCTGCTGGACCTCCATCAGATGAACAACATCCTCGAGATCAACAAGGCGGATTTCTACGCTCGCCTAGAGCCCGGGGTCGTCTGTGTACAGCTCAACAATCGGCTTGCCAAGGACAACCTCATGTTCCCGCCCAATCCGGGGAGCGAGGTCGTCGCCACCATCGGCGGCATGGTTTCGACCAACGCGAGCGGGCACCGTGCGGTCAAATACGGTACGACGCGGGACTACATCAAAGGGCTGAAGGTGGTCCTGGCCGACGGTTCCATCATCGAGACGGGCACGCGTGCACCCAAGACCTCCCTCGGATATGACCTGACGCATCTCTTTACGGCGGCCGAAGGGACCCTCGGGATCATCACGGAGGTCATTGCCAAGCTGGAGCCCAAACCGGAATACGCGGCGCTGGCCCTGGCCATTTTCGGGGATCTGAACGCGGCCGGCGACGCGGTGACCGAGGTGACCACCTCCGGGATCAAGCTGGCGGGGTGCGAGATCCTCGACAAGAACAGCATCAAGGTCGTCGAGAAGGCCCTCGGACGTGATGCGAGCAAGATCGAGGCGATTCTCATCATGGAGGCGGATGGCGTCAAGGAAGTCGTGGTCCGCGACATGGAGAAGATCGGCGAGATCTGCCGGAAATGGAACGTTCAGGAATTCGAGTGGACGGACGACCCCCACAAGCGGGAAGAGATGATGCGCGCCCGCGGCGGGCTGGTCCCTACGCTTTCGCGTTTGAAGCCGGGCAACCGCCTCGTGCCGATCGCGGAGGACCTGGGTGTTCCCTCGAGCAAGATCCCGGAGACCATCCGGCGCGCCCAGGAGAT harbors:
- a CDS encoding Radical SAM domain iron-sulfur cluster-binding oxidoreductase; the protein is MTGIRTVEGGVKERHRCMQFCRDAVNPRGPARLERGGPLLLVHPPVAKVSEPPAGIARLAGALGRRGIGCVVLDANLEGLLGLIRTPVAASDRWTQRALRGVERNLATLSSWDGYRNIDRYKRAVADLNRVAGAAAAESGVHLTLADYQDPLRSAVRSTDLLAAAEAPEADPFFGWFSRRLEQVLSVHRPSMVGFSLNYLSQALTAFAMAGFLRRLDGRLRIVFGGGLVTSWMRRPAFRNPFGGLIDTLVAGPGEGFLLESFGVDGPVAAGTPDFAPFSGYKYLSPGPILPYSASSGCYWGRCSFCPERAERNPYRPVPHSDVLTELGVLSRAERPVLIHLLDNAVSPALLKRLAAGGGPGAPWYGFARASELLADEDFCRALKRSGCVMLKLGLESGDQGVLDAMGKGARVETAGRVLDGLRRAGIATYVYLLFGTPGEDRRAAERTLEFVVRHREAIGFLNLAVFNLPIHSPDARALATDPFYEGDLSLYTSFAHPRGWDRPLVRRFLDREFRRHPAVAPILRRDPPLFTSNHAPLFSLASAAERQSQGRRR
- the nadE gene encoding Glutamine-dependent NAD(+) synthetase; protein product: MNPSFFSPYTHGFIRAAVCVPFVRVADPAYNLERTLALAQRASDARAALALFPEMGLSAYSNDDLFHQDALLEATRSALEQLVEASRTLAPVLLVGAPLRCEGRLFNCAVVVYRGEVLGIVPKSFLPNYREYYEKRQFAAARQAFSHEVIFAGRRVPFGNDLIFEARNVAGFNLHVEVCEDAWAPIPPSTWAAMGGATILANLSASNITVGKAEHRRLLCAFQSAKCIAAYLYSAAGPGESTNDVAWDGYALIYENNDLLAESQRFAQEEQVILADIDLERLLQERMRTTSFGDAVGDHTERLRALRRVPFTFAVPEGESALLREVLRFPYVPSDPRVLNERCFEVYNIQIHSLMKRLTAAGIERVVIGVSGGLDSTQTVIVAAKTMDRLGLPRANILGYTMPGFATSTRTLENARRLMSALGVTAHEIDIRPSCMQMFKDIGHPFAQGKPVYDVTFENVQAGERTSHLFRLANLRRAIVLGTGDISELALGWTTYGVGDQMSHYNVNVSVPKTLIQHLIRWVIHTRQFDESAGAVLQEILETEISPELVPGGGLSDQPAQKTEAQIGPYELQDFNLYYITRFGFRPSKVAFLARHAWRDPEKGPWPPFIPADKRHAYDLAAIRKWLEVFLYRFFKISQFKRTAIPNGPKVGSGGSLSPRSDWRAPSDSEAEVWLEELRRNVPE
- a CDS encoding hypothetical protein (Evidence 5 : Unknown function), whose translation is MPGAPSRCLEEVESARRSLGLLKVLGRLLASISEGCGLDRRLLRAETADSPPASNRNRVSAPQPHSGAP
- a CDS encoding Malonyl-CoA decarboxylase (MCD), with protein sequence MQVALSGKDRVPVEPAAAFGRRARIGFPGQDGGDVQKGSGRPLAEGAGPGLHFDSAGSSFSGWIRGRRMVEPERQQKGTNGRNGSSAIVQQVLRAFDELEKEGRPLGAAFLTLRAGYHALGEPDRMRLFLEMLRRVEVSKASVAPLIEVLTQCDEGDPRWPGLLADLRRRVLSPRLRRFRKLAHIPGGLKFILDFRGDLLAAQREGGVELGALDADIVFLLEMWFQEGFLYLEEITLDSSYRQIELIKNNDMVHPMTRIEEMGRRLGKDRRCFALYHRLLPFEPVIFIEVALTSGLARSMEEVLAPAGEGSRIDTAIFYSINNTQNGLAGLGLGWMLIGKVVDYLRGENEHIRTFATLSPIPGFWKRYLRPVLEGRKTDARLTCREVAGFFSKKGAAMVRARSEGEAGGDEAFCRALARILGEEQWVRDEELRRSLEGPLKRATYFYLTEEKTGRGKPLNPVAAFHLGNGATVAPRHIHFLANPTPRGLQESCGVMVNYVYDSDWLGQIRRTFQWFDLMEVRGIFRRR